The following coding sequences are from one Arachis hypogaea cultivar Tifrunner chromosome 7, arahy.Tifrunner.gnm2.J5K5, whole genome shotgun sequence window:
- the LOC112703658 gene encoding protein JINGUBANG codes for MDSSNSPDPTPSFDFRSTTQNSNFLRSLSTKENPLTKLLQSPPRLSCPTLSRSLQTSPVSSPLHQNYTPSSSPTKLSHHCDPQTTYHCASSVLRNDGQILSIALSSNGLVYTGSESNLVRLWKLPEFTEYGQLRTKACRVVALEVSNDTVYAAYADGKIRVWRRTWDKVLKHVRLASIPKTVGYVRSYIAGKDKTMKHKGLITSMAINTAEDILYTASLDKTVKVWRISDLKCIETIKAHPEPINAIIVADDGVLYTASDDATVRVWRRNFCSHDQPHSLTVTLHAKHSPVKALTLTPDGAILYGGCTDGYIHYWLKGWFAGQLQYGGSIQGHTHAVMCLASVAKFMVSGSADSTSRVWAREQDGQHTCLAVLVGHRGPIRCVTAFIGGRLADDNIEDTCTVCTGSLDGVLKLWRVTHSKNLDTNNHNHSSSHSAAKYFEL; via the exons ATGGACTCTTCCAACTCACCTGATCCCACACCATCTTTTGACTTTAGATCCACAACTCAGAACAGCAACTTCTTGAGAAGCCTCTCCACAAAAGAAAACCCTCTCACAAAGCTACTTCAATCCCCTCCTCGCCTCTCATGTCCTACGCTTTCGCGCAGCCTCCAAACCTCTCCGGTTTCCTCTCCTCTCCATCAGAACTATACTCCTTCTTCTTCCCCTACAAAGCTCTCTCACCATTGTGACCCTCAAACCACATACCACTGCGCCTCCTCTGTCCTCAGAAACGATGGACAGATCCTCTCCATCGCCCTCTCCTCCAACGGCCTGGTCTACACCGGCTCCGAATCCAACCTTGTCAGGTTGTGGAAGCTCCCTGAGTTCACCGAGTACGGCCAACTGAGGACCAAGGCTTGCAGGGTGGTGGCTCTTGAGGTGTCCAACGACACGGTTTATGCAGCTTATGCTGATGGCAAGATTAGAGTATGGAGAAGAACATGGGATAAGGTTTTGAAGCATGTTCGTTTGGCTTCCATACCTAAGACTGTTGGCTATGTCCGCAGCTACATCGCCGGCAAAGACAAGACA ATGAAGCATAAGGGGCTAATCACATCAATGGCGATTAACACAGCAGAGGACATTCTATACACTGCTTCCCTAGACAAAACAGTCAAAGTATGGCGAATCTCTGACCTGAAGTGCATAGAGACAATCAAAGCTCACCCGGAGCCAATCAATGCCATCATTGTAGCTGATGATGGAGTTCTCTACACTGCCTCCGACGACGCCACGGTCCGAGTTTGGCGGCGCAACTTCTGCAGCCACGACCAGCCCCATTCCCTGACAGTTACCTTGCACGCCAAGCATTCTCCTGTAAAAGCCTTGACGCTTACCCCGGACGGCGCCATCTTGTACGGCGGCTGCACGGACGGCTACATCCACTACTGGCTAAAGGGTTGGTTTGCAGGGCAATTGCAATATGGTGGTTCAATCCAAGGCCACACACATGCAGTTATGTGCTTGGCTAGTGTGGCTAAGTTCATGGTTAGTGGTTCAGCTGATTCAACAAGCAGGGTTTGGGCTAGGGAGCAAGATGGCCAACACACTTGTTTAGCCGTTCTTGTTGGACATAGAGGCCCAATTAGGTGTGTAACTGCTTTCATTGGAGGAAGGTTGGCTGATGATAACATTGAAGATACTTGCACTGTTTGCACTGGTAGCCTTGATGGTGTCTTGAAGCTTTGGCGTGTCACTCATTCCAAGAATCTCGATACTAACAATCATAATCACTCCTCTTCACATTCTGCTGCTAAGTATTTTGAACTCTAA
- the LOC112703659 gene encoding uncharacterized protein — translation MSSASSSPQSTTPTHRHHHFGTNMLERALSSRRGTLFADDDESSASAANADESKTKKNNNILFRATNRASNYISRLLGTTASASSSSSTSYWLCAAVFLLLVVFAASSLLFNSRGFVCISSYNPVSRAGFFGLDGLASDFGTLGVPWCRSKLGKTVEWTSKDLLRALEEFVPIYETRPIKNNMYGMGFDHSFGLWFMTRWLQPELMIESGAFKGHSTWVLRQAMPDRPIISLSPRHPEKYLKKGPAYVDGNCTYYAGKDFVDFGSVDWPKVMKKHGITDLSRVLIFFDDHQNELKRVEQALKAGFRHLVFEDNYDTGTGDHYSLRQICDQAYISGGGHSCFKDSDEARVRSRRKKFWEKAVDIEELCGPDEAWWGVRGYMRDNFNHSNKPISYEQHFQNSRYIESILDVYWELPPVAGPSLTHQTRYDPARVSSPIVEDGRYGLFQRLGLSKFDNSVFNGYTQMVYLQISK, via the exons aTGTCATCAGCATCGTCATCGCCACAGAGCACAACTCCGACACACCGCCATCACCATTTCGGTACAAACATGTTGGAGAGGGCACTCTCCTCCCGCCGCGGCACTCTCTTCGCCGACGACGACGAATCTTCCGCCTCCGCTGCCAACGCTGACGAATCCAAGACCAAGAAGAACAACAATATCCTCTTCCGCGCCACCAACAGGGCTTCCAATTACATCTCCCGCCTCCTCGGAACCaccgcatccgcctcctcctcctcctccacctccTACTGGCTTTGCGCCGCCGTGTTCCTGCTGCTCGTGGTCTTCGCTGCGTCCTCGTTGCTCTTCAATTCGCGCGGCTTCGTCTGCATCTCGTCCTACAACCCCGTCTCTCGCGCCGGATTCTTCGGCCTCGACGGCCTCGCTTCCGATTTTGGAACCCTCGGCGTGCCCTGGT GCAGATCGAAACTTGGTAAAACAGTAGAATGGACATCGAAAGATCTGCTTAGAGCTTTAGAAGAATTTGTGCCTATATATGAAACTCGGCCAATCAAAAACAACATGTATGGGATGGGTTTTGACCACAGCTTTGGGCTTTGGTTTATGACCCGATGGTTGCAACCAGAACTGATGATTGAGAGTGGTGCTTTCAAGGGACATTCAACTTGGGTTTTGCGGCAGGCTATGCCAGACAGACCAATTATTTCTCTTTCACCTAGGCATCCAGAAAAGTATCTGAAAAAGGGACCTGCCTATGTTGATGGAAACTGCACATATTATGCTGGAAAGGACTTTGTTGATTTTGGAAGTGTTGACTGGCCCAAAGTGATGAAGAAACATGGGATTACTGACCTTAGTCGCGTGCTTATATTTTTCGATGACCATCAGAATGAATTGAAAAG AGTTGAGCAAGCCTTGAAAGCTGGATTCCGACATCTTGTGTTTGAGGACAATTATGACACTGGAACTGGTGACCATTATTCATTGAGGCAGATATGTGATCAAGCTTATATAAGTG GCGGTGGACACAGCTGCTTTAAAGACAGTGACGAAGCTAGGGTCAGATCGAGAAGGAAGAAATTCTGGGAGAAAGCAGTTGATATCGAAGAACTGTGTGGGCCAGATGAAGCATGGTGGGGAGTTAGAGGCTACATGCGTGATAACTTCAATCACAGCAACAAGCCAATATCATATGAACAACATTTCCAGAACAGCCGGTATATTGAATCTATTCTCGATGTTTACTGGGAACTCCCTCCTGTTGCCGGCCCTTCCCTAACCCATCAAACAAGGTATGATCCTGCTCGTGTGTCTAGTCCTATCGTTGAAGATGGCCGATATGGCTTGTTCCAAAGGCTTGGTTTGTCCAAATTTGACAACTCTGTATTTAATGGATACACTCAAATGGTTTATCTACAGATATCTAAATAG